A genomic stretch from Lathyrus oleraceus cultivar Zhongwan6 chromosome 2, CAAS_Psat_ZW6_1.0, whole genome shotgun sequence includes:
- the LOC127122886 gene encoding uncharacterized protein LOC127122886 produces the protein MSQHQDTFASKNTTFTPKVSAPPMGIPDDEILDVAPLSVIPNMDIDLNQPISIDASASACSNQGNPSCIPSGSTPVTNSKEDTHYIDRVIRDLVTRILNEGHSVKGVSTPLSQMYPSPKVEQHSDKDDDSSSSDKDLAVEGLSSLGQTMSEKGKFVASHTANASHSEKHDDANIVIDLEDGSSDDQEEILIHHMKPSVDKRMKTRKGKFVVELMSARKAKKIAGIGPSKLWSKVEVKKRKIRDDFEPEEDVEEDVPDISPVKKTTVRKSPGKVPAVHLDNISFHREDGAAKWKFVIQRRIDMEMELGKDDVDAKEVMHLIKVVGLLKTVVGFSPCYEGLVKEFIVNIPEDIADKNNKEFCKVYVRGELEVTDNQVCREIAARQVKVWPVKKHLPAGKLTVNLEQAEGENIDHANVSHEEEVEAHTSSERSANHDDTSGNSVSGADEAVSSSSTE, from the exons atgtcacaacatcaagaTACATTTGCTTCTAAAAATACTACGTTTACTCCAAAGGTTAGTGCTCCTCCCATGGGAATCCCTGATGATGAGATTCTGGATGTTGCTCCTCTCTCTGTTATTCCCAACATGGACATTGATTTGAACCAACCCATCTCCATTGATGCCTCAGCTTCTGCATGCTCCAATCAAGGTAACCCCTCTTGTATTCCTTCTGGTTCAACTCCTGTCACTAACTCTAAGGAAGATACACACTACATTGATCGTGTTATAAGAGACCTAGTCACTAGAATTCTTAATGAAGGCCACTCTGTGAAGGGAGTTTCTACTCCCCTTTCtcaaatgtacccctctcctaAGGTTGAACAACATAGTGATAAGGATGACGATTCCTCCAGTTCTGACAAGGACCTGGCTGTTGAAGGGTTGAGCTCTCTAGGGCAGACCATGTCTGAAAAAGGGAAATTTGTGGCTTCTCACACTGCTAATGCTTCCCACTCTGAGAAGCATGATGATGCAAATATTGTGATTGATCTAGAGGATGGTAGCTCTGATGATCAAGAGGAAATCTTGATTCATCACATGAAGCCAAGTGTGGATAAACGCATGAAGACTCGCAAAGGAAAATTTGTGGTTGAACTTATGTCAGCTAGAAAAGCCAAGAAGATTGCTGGTATTGGTCCCTCCAAACTATGGAGCAAGGTTGAAGTAAAGAAGAGGAAGATCAGAGATGATTTTGAGCCTGAAgaggatgttgaggaagatgtccctgacatctcgCCTGTGAAGAAAACCACTGTTAGGAAGTCTCCTGGTAAAGTCCCTGCTGTTCATTTGGATAACATCTCCTTCCATCGTGAGGATGGAGCTGCTaagtggaaatttgtgattcaaagaaGGATAGATATGGAAATGGAGTTGGGAAAAGATGATGTTGATGCCAAGGAGGTCATGCACTTGATAAAAGTTGTTGGGCTGTTGAAAACTGTTGTTGGGTTCTCTCCATGCTATGAAGGTTTAGTTAAGGAATTTATTGTTAACATTCCTGAGGATATTGCTGATAAGAACAACAAGGAGTTCTGCAAGGTGTATGTAAGGG GAGAATTAGAAGTTACAGACAATCAAGTTTGTAGGGAGATTGCAGCCAGGCAGGTGAAAGTTTGGCCTGttaaaaagcatcttcctgctgGGAAGTTGACTGTCAA cttggagcagGCTGAGGGTGAAAATATTGATCATGCTAATGTCAGCCATGAAGAAGAAGttgaagcccacacctctagtgagaggtctgctAACCATGATGATACAAGTGGCAATTCTGTTTCTGGTGCTGATGAAGCTGTAAGCTCAAGCTCTACTGAGTAG